One window of Pyxicephalus adspersus chromosome 4, UCB_Pads_2.0, whole genome shotgun sequence genomic DNA carries:
- the LOC140329339 gene encoding uncharacterized protein — MYEHNIFKIILISLTVAVYIVMVAFNAGAGSGLMKGIFLQNVGNISNKFSTEFTPSGWTFMIWNVIFAWQFLWLGYVVAGICRRSELGWMYLKPDVFPVCFYIVWILNNVLNVGWLFLWDREFLIPALVFLGAIALTNHIVLFISYRAMYLNGDWFTRQRRVDLWLIRIFAHNGIGVYATWTTIACLLNFSVALTYNGGISNSVSTTVSLSILAFEVVLWFILENFVFDKYVRYTLTVYPVVIVALSGSLDKNFKHSLPEGNNIYIAVLLAVACALFALRLVLVIWRHITQPIYTRTSSKTSFPLS, encoded by the exons ATGTACGAacacaatattttcaaaataattctTATTTCTCTCACTGTGGCCGTCTACATTGTTATGGTTGCTTTCAACGCTGGAGCTGGCTCTGGTCTAATGAAAG gAATATTCTTGCAAAATGTGGGAAACATCTCAAATAAATTCAGTACAGAATTTACACCATCAGGATGGACATTTATGATCTGGAATGTAATATTTGCTTGGCAGTTTCTTTGGCTTGGATATGTTGTTGCTGGAATTTGTAGGCG GAGTGAGCTGGGATGGATGTATTTAAAACCAGATGTGTTTCCGGTCTGCTTTTACATTGTGTGGATACTCAATAATGTGCTTAACGTAGGATGGCTCTTCCTTTGGGATCGAGA ATTCTTGATTCCTGCATTGGTGTTTCTAGGAGCCATTGCTTTAACAAACcacattgtattgtttatttccTACCGAGCAATGTATCTTAATGGAGACTGGTTTACCAGACAACGAAGAGTGGACTTATGGCTTATTCGCATTTTT GCACACAATGGAATTGGTGTGTATGCAACATGGACTACAATAGCCTGTCTGCTGAATTTCTCTGTGGCCCTAACCTACAATGGGGGTATTTCTAATAGTGTGTCCACTACAGTATCATTATCCATCCTGGCATTTGAGGTGGTTTTATG GTTTATTCTGGAAAACTTTGTATTTGACAAATATGTCCGCTATACACTGACTGTGTATCCAGTGGTTATTGTGGCTTTATCAGGATCTCTGGACAAGAACTTTAAACACTCCCTTCCCGAaggaaataacatttatatag CTGTGTTGCTGGCCGTGGCGTGTGCTCTTTTTGCTTTACGTCTTGTGTTAGTCATATGGAGGCATATCACACAGCCAATATATACCAGAACATCAAGCAAGACCTCATTTCCTCTGTCCTAA